Proteins from a genomic interval of Cydia amplana chromosome 8, ilCydAmpl1.1, whole genome shotgun sequence:
- the LOC134650403 gene encoding uncharacterized protein LOC134650403, whose product MIFFEGFQGNRHPMHPMQRREPPVPQADNPGNQCVEVNHDDITSLHKRQTTSAKHLTIYDISNKLQRYGEYDIGGSFTDNEPDLWFYFNTSYCPGNKCLLNLYVCLRKVGSFSIGISKSPEVNHGPVTGNSPGRSYLPYEFKWQVFKSNQPDEKYFVKTYCFTPKNLEGRILCIPIAIKTDPASPFNMDLIKQIKLNHDFGELLSKQEKTNIVIESASRKQYQVHKIILAAHSSLLRNKVKNDTDSLFLDISDNDMELLLQFLYTGTIKDILRQDCINLLDIAGKFELNNLFFLVQYAIAEQINVGNCMEIALISERYNLEKLQTTVFQFIKENPQVYETEGWKNLNDINLAKKMFQYVNTNKST is encoded by the exons ATGATATTCTTCGAGGGGTTTCAGGGGAACAGACATCCAATGCATCCCATGCAAAGAAGGGAGCCACCCGTTCCTCAAGCTGACAACCCTGGCAATCAGTGTGTGGAG gTGAACCATGACGACATAACCTCCTTACACAAACGCCAAACGACATCCGCAAAACACTTGACCATTTACGACATCTCCAACAAACTTCAAAGGTATGGCGAATATGACATAGGAGGCAGTTTCACTGACAACGAGCCTGACTTGTGGTTCTATTTCAATACATCTTACTGCCCGGGGAACAAGTGTCTTCTCAACCTATACGTATGTCTAAGAAAAGTTGGCAGCTTCAGCATCGGGATAAGCAAATCCCCTGAAGTTAACCACGGACCGGTCACAGGCAACTCGCCCGGACGATCCTACTTACCATATGAATTTAAATGGCAAGTGTTCAAGTCAAATCAGCCCGATGAGAAATACTTTGTGAAAACTTACTGCTTCACACCAAAGAACCTGGAAGGCAGGATACTATGTATTCCTATAGCGATTAAGACGGATCCCGCCAGCCCTTTTAACATGGATctgattaaacaaattaagcTTAATCATGACTTTGGTGAGCTTTTATCGAAACAGGAAAAAACTAACATTGTAATTGAGTCAGCTAGTCGAAAACAATATCAGGTGCATAAGATTATTCTAGCGGCTCACAGTTCGCTATTAAGAAACAAAGTTAAGAATGACACGGACTCACTATTCTTGGATATAAGCGACAATGATATGGAGTTGCTTCTTCAATTCTTATATACGGGTACTATTAAAGATATATTAAGACAAGACTGCATTAATCTGTTAGATATTGCAGGCAAATTTGAGTTAAATAACCTATTTTTCCTAGTACAATATGCTATAGCTGAACAAATTAATGTTGGAAACTGTATGGAAATCGCTCTCATATCGGAGAGATACAATTTAGAAAAACTGCAAACAACtgtttttcagtttataaaagaGAATCCTCAAGTTTATGAGACGGAAGGATGGAAAAACTTGAATGACATCAATCTAGCGAAGAAAATGTTTCAGTATGTGAATACAAATAAGAGCACTTAA